The following proteins are encoded in a genomic region of Mycoplasma sp. NEAQ87857:
- a CDS encoding beta-N-acetylglucosaminidase domain-containing protein, with protein MNISKQIKTILSIVGSLGCFASISAASDESSTNLNQPVVSTVDKYEIYPTPHQITYNEKSYIMTPSINVVIEEGIDQATINRFKETLNLRNITYTTSRRIVKNKTNILIGTKDNRDNFVDDYVKEKNIEYQEGLLDKTDSYLLDNQDNVITLYAKENDAAFYGLTSLYHIFKQLRGLKISEFKIQDYADVKSRGVIEGYYGNPWSVQDRINYMKWGSYFKLNGYFYAPKDDPKHIDRWRELYTVEEIENKIKPIAVAGNETKVRYIYTLHPFKSNIITDANYDQSLIALKAKFKQVIDVGVRQIGILADDFHSPSQALEKKLLEDVVAWLKELKANEYPDMKTTLPFVVHDYGGWGSERFKALPQEVQIVMTGGKIWGEVSVNFTNSFTNTSGRGPFLWINWPCSDNSKNHLIMGGYKEFLHKNVNPNNLEGIILNPMQQSEPSKVAIFGNAEYSWNIWDNDNHIDKVYHDAFKYVENNSIVETPESTALRELSKHMINQKMDSRVVKLEESVEIRDTLSEFNRALQTETYTDEQINNLIDVFSKLHDHATTLLESGHDRNLISQMEPFLGSWVDLTNSIVNFLNALKQYKLGNISGFLELVTTAKKDLTLARTNHKFRYLSEFKDPEVGNQHIQPFVNNLNAYASGLQKSSLDPNFITKTYISDVYLSPAGGTKEKIFEPGNRENVYFKNPNIVRNGNYIGVKYNKPITLQNVYIEMNAGKNHFFRSKLQYTTNGTDWVDVSSEVYDRPLNSVVPVEVNNLNISNVLGVRLISTQDDPNDSWFGLTQFIVNKPVVEESQAKASWLPIVNVTLPVKFATAGGNKDRVLDDDNATEWWLKSVDGDLSSENSELHIGLGTIQEVTKVKIFQGGTNSGDVLEDVEVQYFDTTDNTWKQFGDRHFDSSKDQTIYGYCHTNKLRLVNRKEKRVWWRLGTIKVGGYDASATFNKTAIAYNTQIGVNPSINDGARNNRYDYIVDGNKSTYAWISHKTSNGNIAANDGVEVIFDKTLELKTITVTQDTNDKLSAMVLEKEINGVWTTLGEIDNANQVWTFEVPANTGMVHGIRLKSKNGVSTWWKIKEIEFEEKRRPSAKYLLSNLESPQLLTDHQDDTFTLMNNTTTNTHSLKSGEYIGLDLKTLYRIKNVEVDYTQTEHIVLQASQNGHIWENINDVSELNNRTFKYLRLFNNNETSVTEPITVTFNSIKVHIKEQSSFGKLISSDMPINSTWGDTRFNGAAFDGNINTQTKFGGNPNTGNTAIYDIGTEIDLNSLRLYVSDNVQDYPRDLKVEYSTDQSNWQPAFTIGDSTQDSDRESNLQQLGAGLSDSRYPNIKYYGNDELNGVKARYIRLKVLANYPTRALIINEIVINNGEYISLANDPKFDGAVEVSRNYLPGKMIDGDFNSAYKPKNTNGSITYTLDESFNNKDLKIITSDEPSSATVSAVVVNDQGNKETLDLGTLDLSTSTFRLPSDKYLVSITITWTNIKPTINELIFFDRSQLTETSKEELQNNLITPSNFDQWTQIDKDKFNQAIELAKKVIASNAIAQETVNIMLNKIKFIVSNAKLKADTSGLKAKLASALTNANSFTTATWNNYMNAIKKVTKALENEDALSDVEVSKLTNLLNTTEEALEYSPTYKDIALLKVDEFTKLDRNLYDDESYMALSNIINEIKTKLDQDTLATNRAAKVTPEQYQALIEQYNNSLASAKESAKGLKYKEYSTLRDQVYSFIDNNGAKWQQLNKDLKAKIAAIDLKAEATNATIDSIVAATNELKTEFYAAKSAKKAELNKLKDLVNHPYSNDSNIYTSETFETYTNVLNKMTTLLTNEDQIRDDEISGYITELTNAINGLTLDSSKLEEAKALANNNLDQLTNKANYASQITEATTVEAVLAINKQILAAIKEQNDATIAAKKAEVKAIIDQISDFAAKEGLELSLFDADTLEAIETVKTNVLARLENDKTAKANVVKGQITAKIDQLNNPTKKAKLLEAMNNTNEIDALNTILDQVEAAIRNEKATAIVNKKQEATAILNSLNNKADFANKINQANSVEEVENIIQELQVALLAEQEQKLQELITQATELATKTDTPELYLNKLKSITTIEEARLLIETINQKIASLEHLKQMKAQRINNLKNKLLNLIQPYNQLSSYANEINQSNDETNLMALESQITSLINQIQQQALTNAKASALDQLTGLEDSQSFKQAINDATTVEQITNIIASINATKVEQLNKYKDQLLEKLKELENTELIDAYSKEIQAISTYDQIQPIKQKINQAIIEQQNHKLETATLNNQLAKYKTNYYNHLVKDDELKNQISNLLAINANNTNDLNDQTAKLTKLNQTLVDHLNTIGYEDYDKEINPSNDKEELKQELSKVKESLDNIKSKYSLSDEQITRINHLIQEISNLNYDNLSTNDLNNKLVEYKVANSEMNYLNHKVALVSRINENVEQLKTIRSKLANDNDLAKQIDTLLNNDYSNLNNNELQNKEGAISSLIETANNTISNQLESPKPSDPSAPEDKDETQQNKKVKNGPLSKIKITLISISTILATSILSFAGYKLFKRKKK; from the coding sequence ATGAATATATCAAAACAAATAAAAACGATTTTATCTATAGTTGGATCTTTAGGATGTTTTGCTAGTATTAGTGCTGCAAGTGATGAATCAAGCACTAACTTAAACCAACCAGTAGTATCAACTGTAGATAAATATGAAATTTATCCAACACCTCACCAAATAACTTACAATGAAAAAAGTTATATTATGACACCAAGTATTAATGTGGTAATCGAAGAAGGAATTGATCAAGCAACCATTAATCGTTTTAAAGAAACGTTAAACTTAAGAAATATCACTTATACAACTAGTAGAAGAATTGTAAAGAATAAAACAAATATTTTAATTGGAACCAAAGACAACAGAGATAATTTTGTTGATGATTATGTTAAAGAAAAGAATATAGAATACCAAGAAGGATTATTAGATAAAACTGATAGTTATCTTTTAGATAACCAAGATAATGTAATTACTTTATATGCAAAAGAAAATGATGCAGCCTTTTATGGTTTAACATCCTTATATCACATTTTTAAACAACTTAGAGGTTTAAAAATTAGTGAATTTAAAATTCAAGATTATGCAGATGTTAAATCTAGAGGAGTAATTGAAGGATATTATGGTAATCCATGATCTGTACAAGATCGGATTAACTATATGAAATGAGGGAGCTATTTTAAATTAAATGGATATTTCTATGCTCCTAAAGACGATCCAAAACATATTGATCGTTGAAGAGAATTATATACAGTAGAAGAAATTGAAAATAAAATTAAACCAATAGCTGTAGCAGGAAACGAAACTAAAGTTCGTTATATTTATACACTTCATCCATTTAAATCAAACATAATTACTGATGCTAATTATGATCAAAGTTTAATCGCTTTAAAAGCTAAATTTAAACAAGTAATTGATGTAGGAGTAAGACAAATTGGAATCTTAGCTGATGACTTTCACTCTCCATCACAAGCTTTAGAAAAGAAATTATTGGAAGATGTTGTAGCTTGATTGAAAGAATTAAAAGCTAATGAATATCCAGATATGAAAACTACCTTACCTTTTGTTGTGCATGATTATGGTGGTTGAGGTAGTGAAAGATTTAAAGCTTTACCACAAGAAGTTCAAATAGTAATGACTGGTGGAAAAATATGAGGTGAAGTTTCAGTTAATTTCACAAATTCATTTACAAATACTTCTGGTAGAGGACCATTTTTATGAATTAACTGACCTTGCTCAGATAACTCTAAAAACCATTTAATTATGGGAGGATATAAAGAGTTTTTACATAAAAATGTAAATCCGAATAACTTAGAAGGTATTATATTAAACCCAATGCAACAATCTGAACCATCTAAAGTTGCAATTTTTGGTAATGCAGAATATTCTTGAAATATTTGGGATAATGATAACCATATAGATAAGGTTTATCATGATGCATTTAAATATGTAGAAAATAATTCAATTGTAGAAACTCCTGAATCTACAGCTTTAAGAGAATTATCTAAACATATGATTAACCAAAAAATGGATAGTAGAGTTGTTAAACTTGAAGAATCAGTAGAAATAAGAGATACTTTAAGTGAATTTAACCGTGCTTTACAAACTGAAACTTATACTGATGAACAAATTAATAACTTAATAGATGTGTTTAGTAAATTACACGATCATGCAACTACTTTACTTGAAAGTGGTCATGATCGTAATCTTATAAGTCAAATGGAACCTTTTTTAGGTTCTTGAGTTGATTTAACTAATTCAATAGTTAATTTCTTAAACGCTTTAAAACAATATAAATTAGGTAACATTAGTGGATTTTTAGAATTAGTAACTACAGCTAAAAAAGATTTAACTTTAGCTAGAACTAACCATAAATTTAGATACCTTAGTGAATTTAAAGATCCAGAAGTAGGTAATCAACACATTCAACCATTTGTAAATAACTTAAATGCTTATGCTAGTGGTTTACAAAAATCATCTTTAGATCCTAATTTTATTACCAAAACTTACATTTCAGATGTATATCTTTCACCTGCAGGAGGTACTAAAGAAAAGATTTTTGAACCAGGTAATAGAGAAAACGTGTACTTTAAAAATCCTAACATAGTTAGAAATGGTAACTATATTGGAGTTAAGTATAATAAACCTATCACTTTACAAAATGTTTATATTGAAATGAATGCTGGTAAAAACCACTTCTTTAGATCTAAATTACAATATACCACTAATGGTACTGATTGAGTTGATGTTTCAAGCGAAGTTTATGATCGTCCATTAAATTCAGTTGTACCTGTAGAAGTTAATAATTTAAACATTTCAAATGTTTTAGGTGTAAGATTGATTTCAACTCAAGATGATCCAAATGATTCTTGATTTGGTTTAACTCAATTTATTGTTAATAAACCTGTAGTTGAAGAATCACAAGCTAAAGCTTCTTGATTACCTATTGTTAATGTAACTCTTCCGGTAAAATTTGCAACTGCTGGCGGAAATAAAGATAGAGTATTAGATGATGATAACGCAACTGAATGATGATTAAAAAGTGTTGATGGTGATCTTTCATCAGAAAACTCTGAATTACATATAGGTTTAGGAACAATTCAAGAAGTTACTAAAGTTAAAATCTTCCAAGGTGGTACAAATAGTGGAGATGTTTTAGAAGATGTAGAAGTTCAATACTTTGATACCACTGATAATACTTGAAAACAATTTGGAGATAGACATTTTGATAGTTCAAAAGATCAAACTATTTATGGATACTGTCATACTAATAAACTTAGATTAGTTAATAGAAAAGAAAAAAGAGTTTGATGAAGATTAGGAACTATTAAAGTTGGTGGATATGATGCTTCTGCAACATTTAATAAAACCGCTATTGCTTATAATACTCAAATAGGAGTAAATCCTTCAATCAATGATGGAGCAAGAAATAATAGATACGATTATATAGTAGATGGTAATAAAAGCACTTATGCTTGAATAAGTCATAAAACTTCAAATGGTAATATTGCTGCTAATGATGGTGTGGAAGTTATATTTGATAAAACATTGGAATTAAAAACCATTACAGTTACTCAAGATACAAATGATAAACTATCAGCAATGGTTTTAGAAAAAGAAATCAATGGTGTATGAACTACATTAGGTGAAATTGATAATGCAAATCAAGTATGAACATTTGAAGTTCCTGCAAATACTGGAATGGTTCATGGTATTAGATTAAAATCTAAAAATGGAGTAAGTACTTGATGAAAAATTAAAGAAATAGAATTTGAAGAAAAACGTAGACCATCAGCTAAATATCTTTTAAGTAATTTAGAAAGTCCGCAATTATTAACCGATCATCAAGATGATACATTTACTTTAATGAATAACACTACTACTAACACTCATTCATTAAAATCTGGAGAATATATAGGATTAGATCTAAAAACCTTATACAGAATTAAAAATGTAGAAGTTGATTATACTCAAACTGAACATATAGTATTACAAGCATCTCAAAATGGTCATATTTGAGAAAATATTAATGATGTTAGTGAGTTAAATAATAGAACCTTTAAATATTTAAGATTATTTAATAATAATGAAACTTCAGTTACTGAACCTATTACAGTAACCTTTAATAGTATTAAAGTTCATATTAAAGAACAATCAAGTTTTGGTAAATTAATTTCAAGCGATATGCCAATTAATTCAACTTGAGGAGATACAAGATTTAATGGAGCTGCATTTGATGGTAATATCAACACTCAAACTAAATTTGGTGGAAATCCAAATACAGGAAATACTGCAATTTATGATATAGGAACTGAAATTGATCTTAATTCTTTAAGATTATATGTTTCAGATAACGTTCAAGATTATCCTAGAGACTTAAAAGTTGAATATTCAACTGATCAATCTAATTGACAACCCGCTTTTACCATTGGTGATAGCACTCAAGATAGTGATAGAGAAAGCAACCTTCAACAATTAGGTGCAGGATTAAGTGATTCAAGATATCCAAACATTAAATATTATGGAAATGATGAGCTTAATGGAGTTAAAGCTAGATACATTAGATTAAAAGTTTTAGCAAATTATCCAACAAGAGCTTTAATTATTAATGAAATTGTAATTAATAATGGAGAATATATTTCACTAGCTAATGATCCTAAATTTGATGGAGCAGTAGAAGTTTCAAGAAACTATCTTCCAGGAAAAATGATTGATGGAGATTTCAATAGTGCTTATAAACCAAAAAACACTAATGGTTCAATCACTTATACTTTAGATGAAAGTTTTAACAATAAAGATTTAAAAATTATTACTAGTGATGAACCTTCAAGTGCTACTGTATCTGCAGTAGTAGTTAATGATCAAGGAAATAAAGAAACTCTTGATTTAGGTACTTTAGATTTATCTACTTCAACTTTTAGATTACCAAGTGATAAATATTTAGTTTCTATAACTATTACTTGAACAAATATAAAACCTACTATTAATGAATTAATCTTCTTTGATCGTTCTCAACTAACTGAAACATCTAAAGAAGAATTACAAAATAATTTAATAACTCCAAGTAATTTTGATCAATGAACTCAAATTGATAAAGATAAATTTAATCAAGCTATAGAATTAGCTAAAAAAGTTATAGCTTCAAATGCTATTGCTCAAGAAACAGTAAATATTATGCTTAATAAAATTAAATTTATTGTTTCAAATGCTAAATTAAAAGCAGATACTTCAGGATTAAAAGCTAAATTAGCTTCAGCATTAACTAATGCTAATAGTTTTACTACTGCTACTTGAAATAACTATATGAATGCAATCAAAAAAGTTACTAAAGCATTAGAAAACGAAGATGCTTTAAGTGATGTTGAAGTTTCAAAATTAACTAATTTACTTAACACTACTGAAGAAGCTTTAGAATATAGTCCCACTTATAAAGACATTGCTTTATTGAAAGTAGATGAATTTACTAAATTAGATCGAAATTTATACGATGATGAATCATATATGGCTTTAAGCAATATTATTAATGAAATTAAAACTAAACTTGATCAAGATACTTTAGCAACTAATAGAGCTGCTAAAGTAACTCCTGAACAATATCAAGCTTTAATTGAGCAATATAATAATTCTTTAGCTAGTGCTAAAGAATCTGCTAAAGGTCTAAAATATAAAGAATACTCAACTTTAAGAGATCAAGTATATAGCTTTATTGATAATAATGGAGCTAAATGACAACAATTAAATAAAGATCTTAAAGCAAAAATTGCAGCTATTGATTTAAAAGCTGAAGCTACTAATGCCACTATTGATTCAATAGTTGCTGCAACTAATGAATTAAAAACAGAATTTTATGCTGCAAAATCAGCTAAAAAAGCTGAATTAAATAAACTTAAAGATTTGGTAAATCACCCTTATTCAAATGATAGTAATATTTATACTTCAGAAACCTTTGAAACATATACTAATGTCTTAAATAAAATGACTACTTTATTAACTAATGAAGATCAAATTCGTGATGATGAAATCAGTGGTTATATTACAGAATTAACCAATGCTATTAATGGATTAACTTTAGATAGCTCTAAACTTGAAGAAGCAAAAGCATTAGCAAATAATAATTTAGATCAATTAACTAATAAAGCTAATTATGCAAGTCAAATTACTGAAGCTACTACAGTAGAAGCAGTATTAGCAATTAACAAACAAATTTTAGCAGCAATCAAAGAGCAAAATGATGCAACTATTGCAGCTAAAAAAGCTGAAGTTAAAGCTATAATTGATCAAATTAGTGATTTTGCTGCTAAAGAAGGATTGGAACTATCATTATTTGATGCAGATACCCTAGAAGCAATTGAAACTGTTAAAACTAATGTTTTAGCAAGATTAGAAAATGATAAAACTGCTAAAGCTAATGTAGTTAAAGGTCAAATTACAGCAAAAATAGATCAATTAAATAACCCTACTAAAAAAGCTAAATTATTAGAAGCGATGAATAATACTAATGAAATAGATGCTTTAAATACTATTTTGGATCAAGTTGAAGCAGCTATTAGAAACGAAAAAGCAACTGCAATTGTTAATAAAAAACAAGAAGCAACAGCTATTTTAAATTCTTTAAATAATAAAGCTGATTTTGCTAACAAAATCAATCAAGCAAACTCTGTAGAAGAAGTAGAAAACATTATCCAAGAATTACAAGTAGCTCTTTTAGCTGAACAAGAGCAAAAATTACAAGAATTAATCACTCAAGCTACAGAATTAGCAACTAAAACTGATACTCCTGAGCTTTATTTAAATAAATTAAAATCAATTACTACAATAGAAGAAGCAAGATTATTAATTGAAACAATTAATCAAAAAATAGCTTCTTTAGAACATTTAAAACAAATGAAAGCTCAAAGAATTAATAATTTAAAGAACAAACTTTTAAATTTAATTCAACCATATAACCAATTAAGTTCATATGCTAATGAGATTAATCAAAGCAATGATGAAACTAATTTAATGGCTTTAGAAAGTCAAATTACAAGTTTAATTAACCAAATTCAACAACAAGCATTAACCAATGCAAAAGCTAGTGCATTAGATCAACTTACAGGATTAGAAGATAGCCAATCATTTAAACAAGCAATCAATGATGCTACTACAGTTGAACAAATTACTAATATTATTGCTTCAATTAATGCAACCAAAGTTGAACAATTAAACAAATACAAAGATCAATTATTAGAAAAATTAAAGGAATTAGAAAATACAGAGTTAATTGATGCTTATTCTAAAGAAATTCAAGCAATATCAACTTATGATCAAATTCAACCAATTAAGCAAAAAATTAACCAAGCAATTATTGAACAGCAAAATCATAAATTAGAAACTGCAACTTTAAATAATCAATTAGCAAAATATAAAACTAATTACTATAATCACTTAGTTAAAGATGATGAATTAAAAAATCAAATATCAAACTTATTAGCTATTAATGCTAATAATACTAATGATTTAAATGATCAAACAGCAAAATTAACTAAGTTAAATCAAACTTTAGTTGATCATTTAAACACTATTGGATATGAAGATTATGATAAAGAAATTAATCCTTCAAATGATAAAGAAGAATTAAAACAAGAGTTATCTAAAGTTA
- a CDS encoding PTS transporter subunit EIIC, with translation MTAVMTKKSKANNSGLHRFIAKLGKIGGALLFPIAVLPIAAILLRIGSDIPGNTAFSSIVGTIILKSGGIVFDNLPVLFAIGLAFGFTKERRGEAAFAGFVAIMLLYAIMGPLVNLYYGSIDFGITKGSAQTAVISSANLSNIDGLKITTDNKVIYTFANEFDKNKEFLTNIGAYGDKLINITPDQVVGGKIAFSFGDVNATTKTVAVKANYTLAQFGFESLFGSKFNAVLAQNVLNGILIGSLVAYVYNRAWNVELPKVLGFFSGRRLIPALAIITTIVFSILWALIFPWIGYVIYIISSSMSKATSTIGADGKPVPSSLALRATIMGGYGFFNRLLIPFGLHHIPNNLFWFQLGEFHTEAGDAVHGDIFIFLQGAAKGNPGGLFQAGFFPMMMFGLPALVGAFWYTSENTEQRKRVFALFGSAAVISFLTGITEPIEFAFVYVSPLLYLVHAILTGIFAFITGLFGIQIGFGFSAGAMDYLLSINKSLAIIRESGFTGAAKVFANPGWIIPIGLVCGLTYFFVGTLMIKKLDLSTPGRKDGVILAEKEDDGVLTPLNEETGSGLSQKAKQIVLAYGGWDNIVEYNNCSTRLRYIVKDGTKVDDQALKKAGVFGVVRMSDTTIHSIVGVEAEGLNTQIVEHKGETLE, from the coding sequence ATGACTGCTGTTATGACTAAAAAATCAAAAGCAAATAACAGTGGATTACACCGCTTTATTGCTAAATTAGGTAAAATTGGGGGAGCATTATTATTCCCTATTGCTGTGTTACCAATTGCTGCTATTTTACTAAGAATTGGATCAGACATACCTGGAAATACAGCTTTTTCAAGTATTGTAGGAACAATTATTTTAAAATCTGGTGGTATTGTATTTGATAACTTACCAGTATTATTCGCTATTGGACTAGCATTTGGATTCACTAAAGAACGTAGAGGTGAAGCGGCTTTTGCTGGTTTTGTAGCCATTATGTTGCTTTATGCAATAATGGGACCATTAGTAAATTTATACTATGGTTCAATAGATTTTGGAATCACTAAAGGTTCTGCTCAAACTGCAGTGATTTCTTCAGCGAACTTAAGCAATATTGATGGGCTTAAAATTACTACTGATAATAAAGTAATATACACATTCGCAAATGAATTTGATAAAAATAAAGAATTTTTAACAAATATTGGAGCATATGGAGATAAATTAATTAATATTACTCCAGATCAAGTAGTTGGTGGAAAAATCGCCTTTAGCTTCGGTGATGTTAATGCAACTACTAAAACTGTTGCTGTTAAAGCAAATTATACTTTAGCTCAATTTGGATTTGAAAGCTTATTTGGATCTAAATTTAATGCTGTTTTAGCACAAAACGTGTTAAACGGGATCTTAATTGGTTCTCTTGTAGCATATGTATACAATAGAGCTTGAAATGTAGAATTACCTAAAGTTTTAGGATTCTTCTCAGGAAGAAGATTAATTCCTGCATTAGCAATTATTACAACAATTGTATTTTCAATTTTATGAGCTTTAATTTTCCCATGAATTGGATATGTAATTTACATTATCTCTTCATCTATGTCTAAAGCTACATCAACAATTGGAGCTGATGGGAAACCAGTTCCTAGTTCATTAGCTCTAAGAGCTACAATTATGGGTGGATATGGATTCTTTAACAGATTATTAATTCCATTTGGATTACACCACATTCCAAACAACTTATTCTGATTCCAATTAGGAGAATTCCACACCGAAGCTGGAGATGCAGTTCATGGAGATATCTTTATCTTCTTACAAGGTGCTGCAAAAGGTAACCCTGGAGGATTATTCCAAGCAGGATTCTTCCCAATGATGATGTTTGGATTACCAGCATTAGTTGGTGCATTCTGATATACTTCAGAAAACACAGAACAAAGAAAAAGAGTATTTGCGTTATTTGGTTCAGCAGCTGTAATTAGCTTCTTAACTGGTATTACAGAACCTATTGAATTTGCCTTTGTTTATGTATCACCATTATTATACTTAGTCCATGCTATCCTTACTGGAATCTTTGCATTCATTACAGGATTATTTGGAATTCAAATTGGATTCGGATTCTCAGCAGGAGCTATGGACTACTTATTAAGTATTAATAAATCATTAGCAATTATTAGAGAATCAGGATTTACTGGAGCTGCAAAAGTATTTGCTAACCCAGGATGAATTATTCCTATTGGTCTTGTTTGTGGTCTTACATACTTCTTTGTAGGAACATTAATGATTAAGAAATTAGACTTAAGTACACCAGGTAGAAAAGATGGAGTTATTCTAGCTGAAAAAGAAGATGATGGTGTATTAACTCCATTAAATGAAGAAACTGGATCAGGATTATCACAAAAAGCAAAACAAATTGTTCTTGCTTATGGTGGATGAGACAACATTGTTGAATATAATAACTGTTCAACTAGATTAAGATACATCGTAAAAGATGGTACAAAAGTCGATGATCAAGCTCTTAAAAAAGCAGGTGTTTTTGGTGTTGTTAGAATGTCTGATACTACAATTCACTCAATAGTTGGAGTTGAAGCTGAAGGGCTTAACACTCAAATCGTTGAGCATAAAGGTGAAACTTTAGAATAA
- a CDS encoding N-acetylmuramic acid 6-phosphate etherase, which translates to MKLDTYDTKELFEIFTNSNTGVIKIIQQKAAEFESLIDKIVESIKQGGRVFYIGAGTSGRIGMLDALDVLPTFGENNWFKYSMAGGDQAILQSLEGYEDDFELGYNDAKKNNISNKDVLIGLSASGNTKYVKGFLTYAKEVKGYTALIANFDNGSCVEVCDKYIFIPVGQEVILGSTRLKSATAQKIILNNISSITAIKLNKVYDQYMINLTPINIKLQKRSIDMIVKITNCDYQLANSTYNQAEQNIPLAIIMIKNKVDLTKAKKIYQDNDFNLRKCIE; encoded by the coding sequence ATGAAATTAGATACTTATGATACTAAAGAATTATTTGAAATTTTTACTAATTCTAATACTGGAGTAATTAAAATAATTCAACAAAAAGCTGCGGAATTTGAATCATTAATAGATAAAATTGTAGAATCAATCAAACAAGGTGGAAGAGTTTTTTATATTGGTGCTGGAACTAGTGGAAGAATTGGGATGCTTGATGCTTTAGATGTGTTACCTACTTTTGGCGAAAATAATTGATTTAAATACTCGATGGCTGGTGGTGATCAAGCTATTTTGCAATCGCTTGAAGGTTATGAAGATGATTTTGAACTTGGATATAATGATGCTAAGAAAAATAATATTTCTAATAAAGATGTATTAATTGGATTAAGTGCTTCAGGAAATACTAAATATGTTAAAGGTTTTTTAACATACGCTAAAGAAGTTAAGGGTTATACAGCTTTAATTGCAAATTTTGATAATGGTAGTTGTGTTGAAGTTTGTGATAAATATATTTTTATACCTGTAGGCCAAGAAGTGATTTTAGGTTCAACTAGATTAAAAAGTGCTACTGCACAAAAAATTATTTTAAATAACATTTCTTCAATTACTGCTATTAAATTAAATAAAGTTTATGATCAATATATGATTAATTTAACTCCAATTAATATCAAACTTCAAAAAAGAAGTATTGATATGATAGTCAAAATCACAAATTGTGATTATCAATTAGCTAATTCAACCTATAATCAAGCAGAGCAAAACATTCCTTTAGCTATTATTATGATTAAAAATAAGGTTGATTTAACTAAAGCAAAAAAGATTTATCAAGATAATGATTTTAACTTAAGAAAGTGTATTGAATAG
- a CDS encoding SWIM zinc finger family protein — protein sequence MITKKEKVRIPIVVESRRIITSWSAIEWINSLKTSYYYDEKRFTRARTYMRKGKVIHFELKAGEIFARVSGNARWPYKILITIPTLEQDKIDQIKHLISENINSLVELEEGKFNDTFSKELYDPKLGFLPQLDDMRVKCSCPDWTILCKHVIAVFYGLGVKLDTEPLAFFELRGIKTKDLLKESVDTAIKNIVKKKVQKSNRIISIDKAKEIFNI from the coding sequence ATGATTACTAAAAAAGAAAAAGTTCGTATTCCTATTGTGGTGGAATCAAGAAGAATTATTACTTCTTGATCTGCTATAGAATGAATTAATTCACTAAAAACTTCTTATTATTATGATGAAAAACGTTTTACTCGTGCAAGAACTTATATGCGTAAAGGTAAAGTGATTCACTTTGAATTAAAAGCTGGAGAAATTTTTGCTCGAGTTAGCGGAAATGCTAGATGACCATATAAAATTTTAATTACAATACCAACTTTAGAGCAAGATAAAATTGATCAAATTAAACATTTAATTAGTGAAAATATTAATTCTTTAGTTGAATTAGAAGAGGGTAAGTTTAATGATACTTTTTCTAAAGAATTATATGATCCAAAATTAGGATTTTTACCACAATTAGATGATATGAGAGTTAAATGTAGTTGTCCTGATTGAACTATTTTATGTAAACACGTTATTGCAGTATTTTATGGTTTGGGAGTTAAATTAGATACTGAACCATTAGCATTTTTTGAACTTAGAGGAATAAAAACAAAGGATTTATTAAAAGAAAGTGTTGATACTGCAATTAAAAACATTGTTAAAAAGAAAGTTCAAAAAAGCAATCGAATTATTAGTATAGACAAAGCAAAAGAAATATTTAATATTTAA